The sequence below is a genomic window from Blastocatellia bacterium.
GAGAAGACGACCGTCGTGTCGCCCCGCCCTTGAGGAAATCCCGCCGGACCACCGAAGTTCAGCCCGATCCCACCGATGGTGATTTGCGGCAACCCGATCGGTTCACGAATGCCGTTGTTGATACCGAAGTCGACGGGGTTGACCTGGACATTCGGGGTGAAGGTGATGTGAATACGATTGAATCCGAAGCGGAACTCGTTGACCAGATTGGGACTGAACGTGTGAATCTGATTGAGGGTGAAGATCTGACGCCGCGCCTGACGGGTATCGCCAAAGCCCGGGATGGTGTTGCCCTGGAGCGTCGGTTCCTGGCGCTTGTCCCGTTGAATCGCATAGTAACCATGCAATCGGTCGCTCGGTCCCAGAACGGCGTTGATGTCCTGGGTGTATTGATCAATGTCCACCGGAGCCGTCGCCGAACCCAGGAATAAGGGTTCGCCACGTGCGCCTGTCGCGTTGGCCCGCGGGATCAACTCGATGAGCCGTCGGGCCGTTGGATCGGTCGCCCGTGCCCGCTCGGCCTCGGACAGGACGATGCTGTTGATGGGAATCCCCTACCGATGACGCAGCCCCTCATAGGTCGAGAAGAAGAAGGCGCGGTTTTTGAGAATCGGCCCACCGACGGCAGCCCCAAAATTATTCCGTTTGAACGGAGCCGGTTCTCTGCCGTCGAAAAAGTTGCGGGCATCCAGGGCATCATTGCGGAGAAAATTGAAGACCTCACCGTGAAATTCATTCGTCCCCGACCGCGTCGCAATATTGACGATGGCTCCCGAGTTCCGACCGTATTCGGCGCTGAAGGTCGAATTGTTGACCTTGAACTCGGAGACAGTGTTGATGGAGGGCTGGAACGTGATCTGGTTCTGCACCATGTCGTTGAGGTTGATCCCGTTGATCATGAAATTGACGGTGTCCTCTCGATTCCCCGCCGTGTTGAAAGCGAATGACCCCTGGCCCCGTAAAGGAGCCGTCAAAAATCCGCTCTGTGGAGGGGTGACCGAACCGGGGATGAGCAGGCCGAGATCAACAAAATGGCGCCCATTCAGAGGGATCTCTTGCACGAATCGTTCGGTGATGACGTGACCGACAGTGATGGTGGCAGATTCGACCACCGGAGCTTCACCGATAACCGTGATCTCCTGAGTCACGCCCCCAACTTTGAGCTGAAAGTTCTGAACGACGATCTGGCTCACATCGAGCTTCAAGTTCGTAATGGCGATCGTCTCGAAACCGGGAGCTTGAACCTCAACCCGGTAAAGACCAACCGGCAGGGAGGCGACTTGATAATTACCCGCCGCATCGGTTTGCGTCTCCCACTCAACGCCAGTGGCCTGGTTTCGGACGATGACCTTGGCGCTGGGAATGACGGCTCCCGAGGGGTCTGTCACCGTCCCTCTGAGCGTGGCGGTGGATTGAGCCC
It includes:
- a CDS encoding carboxypeptidase-like regulatory domain-containing protein, producing the protein MPQKRFIRGVTVGWLAVLLTVFVIPVGAQSTATLRGTVTDPSGAVIPSAKVIVRNQATGVEWETQTDAAGNYQVASLPVGLYRVEVQAPGFETIAITNLKLDVSQIVVQNFQLKVGGVTQEITVIGEAPVVESATITVGHVITERFVQEIPLNGRHFVDLGLLIPGSVTPPQSGFLTAPLRGQGSFAFNTAGNREDTVNFMINGINLNDMVQNQITFQPSINTVSEFKVNNSTFSAEYGRNSGAIVNIATRSGTNEFHGEVFNFLRNDALDARNFFDGREPAPFKRNNFGAAVGGPILKNRAFFFSTYEGLRHR